The following coding sequences lie in one Saimiri boliviensis isolate mSaiBol1 chromosome 6, mSaiBol1.pri, whole genome shotgun sequence genomic window:
- the MEN1 gene encoding menin isoform X1, translated as MGLKAAQKTLFPLRSIDDVVRLFAAELGREEPDLVLLSLVLGFVEHFLAVNRVIPTNVPELTFQPSPTTDPPGGLTYFPVADLSIIAALYARFTAQIRGAVDLSLYPREGGVSSRELVKKVSDVIWNSLSRSYFKDRAHIQSLFSFITGTKLDSSGVAFAVVGACQALGLRDVHLALSEDHAWVVFGPNGEQTAEVTWHGKGNEDRRGQTVNAGVAERSWLYLKGSYMRCDRKMEVAFMVCAINPSIDLHTDSLELLQLQQKLLWLLYDLGHLERYPMALGNLADLEELERTPGRPDPLTLYHKGIASAKTYYRDEHIYPYMYLAGYHCRNRNVREALQAWADTATVIQDYNYCREDEEIYKEFFEVANDVIPNLLKEAASLLEAGEERPGEQSQGTQSQGSALQDPECFAHLLRFYDGICKWEEGSPTPVLHVGWATFLVQSLGRFEGQVRQKVRIVSREAEAAEAEEPWGEEAREGRRRGPRRESKPEEPPPPKKPALDKGPGAGQGAVSGPPRKPSGTVPGTARGPEGGSMAQAPAPAASPPPEGPVLTFQSEKMKGMKELLVATKINSSAIKLQLTAQSQVQMKKQKVSTPSDYTLSFLKRQRKGL; from the exons ATGGGGCTGAAGGCCGCCCAGAAGACGCTGTTCCCGCTGCGTTCCATCGACGACGTGGTGCGCCTGTTTGCTGCCGAGTTGGGCCGGGAGGAGCCGGACCTGGTGCTCCTCTCCTTGGTGCTGGGCTTCGTGGAGCATTTTCTGGCTGTCAACCGGGTCATCCCCACCAACGTGCCCGAGCTTACCTTCCAGCCCAGCCCCACCACTGACCCCCCTGGCGGCCTCACCTACTTTCCTGTGGCCGACCTGTCCATCATCGCTGCCCTTTATGCCCGCTTCACCGCCCAGATCCGAGGTGCCGTCGATTTGTCCCTCTACCCTCGAGAGGGGGGTGTCTCTAGCCGTGAGCTGGTGAAGAAGGTCTCCGATGTCATATGGAACAGCCTCAGCCGCTCCTACTTCAAGGATCGGGCCCACATCCAGTCCCTCTTCAGCTTCATCACAG GCACCAAATTGGACAGCTCCGGTGTGGCCTTTGCTGTGGTTGGGGCCTGCCAGGCCCTGGGTCTCCGGGATGTCCACCTCGCCCTGTCTGAGGATCATGCCTGGGTAGTGTTTGGGCCCAATGGGGAGCAGACAGCTGAGGTCACCTGGCATGGCAAGGGCAATGAGGACCGCAGGGGCCAGACTGTCAACGCCGGTGTGGCTGAGCGG AGCTGGCTGTACCTGAAAGGATCATACATGCGCTGTGACCGCAAGATGGAGGTGGCCTTCATGGTGTGTGCCATCAACCCTTCCATTGACCTGCACACCGACTCATTGgagctgctgcagctgcagcag AAGCTGCTCTGGCTGCTCTATGACCTGGGACATCTGGAAAG GTACCCCATGGCCTTAGGGAACCTGGCAGATCTGGAGGAGCTGGAGCGTACCCCTGGCCGGCCAGACCCACTCACCCTCTACCACAAG GGCATTGCCTCAGCCAAAACCTACTATCGGGACGAACACATCTACCCCTACATGTACCTGGCTGGCTACCACTGTCGCAACCGCAATGTGCGCGAAGCTCTGCAGGCCTGGGCAGACACGGCCACTGTCATCCAGGA CTACAACTACTGCCGGGAAGACGAGGAGATCTACAAAGAGTTCTTCGAAGTAGCCAATGATGTCATCCCCAACCTGCTGAAGGAGGCAGCCAGCTTGCTGGAGGCGGGCGAGGAGCGGCCAGGGGAACAGAGCCAG GGTACCCAGAGCCAAGGTTCTGCCCTCCAGGACCCTGAATGCTTTGCCCACCTGCTGCGATTCTACGACGGGATCTGCAAATGGGAAGAGGGCAGTCCCACGCCTGTGCTGCATGTGGGCTGGGCCACCTTCCTTGTGCAGTCCCTAGGCCGTTTTGAGGGACAG GTGCGGCAGAAGGTGCGCATAGTGagccgggaggctgaggcggccgaGGCAGAGGAGCCGTGGGGTGAGGAAGCCCGGGAAGGTCGGCGGAGGGGTCCACGGCGGGAGTCCAAGCCAGAGGAGCCTCCGCCACCCAAGAAGCCAGCACTGGACAAGGGCCCGGGCGCCGGCCAGGGTGCGGTGTCAGGACCCCCCCGGAAACCCTCTGGGACAGTCCCTGGCACAGCCCGAGGCCCTGAAGGTGGGAGCATGGCTCAGGCGCCAGCACCCGCAGCATCACCGCCGCCGGAGGGTCCAGTGCTCACTTTCCAGAGTGAGAAGATGAAGGGCATGAAGGAGCTGCTGGTGGCCACGAAGATCAACTCAAGTGCCATCAAACTGCAACTCACAGCACAATCACAAGTGCAGATGAAGAAGCAGAAGGTGTCCACCCCTAGTGACTACACTCTGTCTTTCCTCAAGCGGCAGCGCAAAGGCCTCTGA
- the MEN1 gene encoding menin isoform X2: protein MGLKAAQKTLFPLRSIDDVVRLFAAELGREEPDLVLLSLVLGFVEHFLAVNRVIPTNVPELTFQPSPTTDPPGGLTYFPVADLSIIAALYARFTAQIRGAVDLSLYPREGGVSSRELVKKVSDVIWNSLSRSYFKDRAHIQSLFSFITGTKLDSSGVAFAVVGACQALGLRDVHLALSEDHAWVVFGPNGEQTAEVTWHGKGNEDRRGQTVNAGVAERSWLYLKGSYMRCDRKMEVAFMVCAINPSIDLHTDSLELLQLQQKLLWLLYDLGHLERYPMALGNLADLEELERTPGRPDPLTLYHKGIASAKTYYRDEHIYPYMYLAGYHCRNRNVREALQAWADTATVIQDYNYCREDEEIYKEFFEVANDVIPNLLKEAASLLEAGEERPGEQSQVRQKVRIVSREAEAAEAEEPWGEEAREGRRRGPRRESKPEEPPPPKKPALDKGPGAGQGAVSGPPRKPSGTVPGTARGPEGGSMAQAPAPAASPPPEGPVLTFQSEKMKGMKELLVATKINSSAIKLQLTAQSQVQMKKQKVSTPSDYTLSFLKRQRKGL from the exons ATGGGGCTGAAGGCCGCCCAGAAGACGCTGTTCCCGCTGCGTTCCATCGACGACGTGGTGCGCCTGTTTGCTGCCGAGTTGGGCCGGGAGGAGCCGGACCTGGTGCTCCTCTCCTTGGTGCTGGGCTTCGTGGAGCATTTTCTGGCTGTCAACCGGGTCATCCCCACCAACGTGCCCGAGCTTACCTTCCAGCCCAGCCCCACCACTGACCCCCCTGGCGGCCTCACCTACTTTCCTGTGGCCGACCTGTCCATCATCGCTGCCCTTTATGCCCGCTTCACCGCCCAGATCCGAGGTGCCGTCGATTTGTCCCTCTACCCTCGAGAGGGGGGTGTCTCTAGCCGTGAGCTGGTGAAGAAGGTCTCCGATGTCATATGGAACAGCCTCAGCCGCTCCTACTTCAAGGATCGGGCCCACATCCAGTCCCTCTTCAGCTTCATCACAG GCACCAAATTGGACAGCTCCGGTGTGGCCTTTGCTGTGGTTGGGGCCTGCCAGGCCCTGGGTCTCCGGGATGTCCACCTCGCCCTGTCTGAGGATCATGCCTGGGTAGTGTTTGGGCCCAATGGGGAGCAGACAGCTGAGGTCACCTGGCATGGCAAGGGCAATGAGGACCGCAGGGGCCAGACTGTCAACGCCGGTGTGGCTGAGCGG AGCTGGCTGTACCTGAAAGGATCATACATGCGCTGTGACCGCAAGATGGAGGTGGCCTTCATGGTGTGTGCCATCAACCCTTCCATTGACCTGCACACCGACTCATTGgagctgctgcagctgcagcag AAGCTGCTCTGGCTGCTCTATGACCTGGGACATCTGGAAAG GTACCCCATGGCCTTAGGGAACCTGGCAGATCTGGAGGAGCTGGAGCGTACCCCTGGCCGGCCAGACCCACTCACCCTCTACCACAAG GGCATTGCCTCAGCCAAAACCTACTATCGGGACGAACACATCTACCCCTACATGTACCTGGCTGGCTACCACTGTCGCAACCGCAATGTGCGCGAAGCTCTGCAGGCCTGGGCAGACACGGCCACTGTCATCCAGGA CTACAACTACTGCCGGGAAGACGAGGAGATCTACAAAGAGTTCTTCGAAGTAGCCAATGATGTCATCCCCAACCTGCTGAAGGAGGCAGCCAGCTTGCTGGAGGCGGGCGAGGAGCGGCCAGGGGAACAGAGCCAG GTGCGGCAGAAGGTGCGCATAGTGagccgggaggctgaggcggccgaGGCAGAGGAGCCGTGGGGTGAGGAAGCCCGGGAAGGTCGGCGGAGGGGTCCACGGCGGGAGTCCAAGCCAGAGGAGCCTCCGCCACCCAAGAAGCCAGCACTGGACAAGGGCCCGGGCGCCGGCCAGGGTGCGGTGTCAGGACCCCCCCGGAAACCCTCTGGGACAGTCCCTGGCACAGCCCGAGGCCCTGAAGGTGGGAGCATGGCTCAGGCGCCAGCACCCGCAGCATCACCGCCGCCGGAGGGTCCAGTGCTCACTTTCCAGAGTGAGAAGATGAAGGGCATGAAGGAGCTGCTGGTGGCCACGAAGATCAACTCAAGTGCCATCAAACTGCAACTCACAGCACAATCACAAGTGCAGATGAAGAAGCAGAAGGTGTCCACCCCTAGTGACTACACTCTGTCTTTCCTCAAGCGGCAGCGCAAAGGCCTCTGA